CCAAGATGATTAGTAAGAATACGCGCTTAATATTTAATATATTCAATATCGCGTTCCTATGCAAAATATTGATCAATTGATCATACATGACAATAAGTGACTAGATTTATAAGGTCAACATTGAGTAATAAGGTAAAACTATGCTTTAAAACAAAGCATGTGTGAcctaaaactaaaataaagatTAAGAATAATTATATATTTACaactaagattaaaataaaataaagatttGTAAGTAGGCATTTAGCTGACTGTATTTTGACCCTAATCCGACCCAAACCTCGTATAAACCCGACCCGTACAACCCCGTATTTTCCAAACCCGGAATACACGTGACCCGTATTTTACCCGAAACCGAATTGATTGAACCCGTAACCCACCCGACCCAACCGTAACCCGCCCAAGTCTCGGGCCATAAATAACCGCCACAATATTTCTCTTAGAGGGGTTCAAACATGAGACTCCTTAGGATTTTCACCGAAGTTCTAGCCACTGGCTCTATCCTTTCGGGCTAACCGTTCTATTTATCAATATTGATTTAACTGATTCTTAGTTCAGAAAGGAAAAGAAACACTAGCCATGTATACATCCTGGATTATCCTTCATAAGAAGAGGAAATGAAGGGGGGGAGGGTGTTAGCTCCACTATATCAAACCAGAGCACATTTAATAAGAAAGTGTGTTTCATACTCAATTTGACTtcattttgtgtcaatttttataGCCAGAATAAGGGAGATGAACAAGGAATGGTAGGGTACCAATAGTGAGCAATAGCAGGATGCATTAAGTGACCTGTATTTCAATTTTAAATTCTCTGCCAATCTTCTGTATGACGTTTCTCGAGTTCGGCCTGAAACACAAAAGGATTACCGATGAAAgggaaataaaaaaaaagtaagagCACTCACGTACTAAAGATTAAACAACAGACATATAATAACTACGGAGTACTCTGATTCTCCAAAAACTTCCTGTATAAAATTTTGGACACGCGATAAGTAAAATTTGGGTAACTCTCTCCTATTTCAGCTTGAAGGAAGAGTGAATGAATCAGCCTCGGAAGCTTTACAAGAATCAGAGTGTAAGAAAAGGAAATATCATACTGCAGCATAACCCATTGAAATAACAGACTGATACTTTTAGCTTAAAGAATCGAGCAAGCCAAATGACTGCTCGCAATAAGTATCCCATCATTCACTAGTTAACCATAGAAGAAACTATCACATTGAAAGGCACGGAACCTAAAAGAATGTGTGAGTGTGTGACATAGATACAAACAAATCCAGTTTGACACAAGTGTATGAAAGAGGAGAGCTATACATGCCACACTGATGAGTATGCACAATGTATCATACTTGACCAGAGTGGGAGTGAGCTTCTTTTACTGTTCTGGGTAACATGAAATCACATTTATAATTTTGAGATTGTAGCTAACCTGACAAAGTGTTCACGATCATCCAATACGAAGATAACTTTATATGCTTCCTCAAATTTTTTCCAGAGTTTTAAGTGGCGGcatttttaaaatgttttgacTGGCTCCAAAACCAGATTGAAAGGTGTTGCGCATCTGATTTTCCTGTGACATCCACATAATAGATAAGCTCATGAAGTTAAAAAATTAGACGTAATATGGTAAATTTTTATCAGCACAAGACACTACGTACATGGCCTACTAGTCTATAAACTACACAGCTCAACAACGGATAAAAATGAGACAGTATAACAAGACAAAGAATAAGTCTAATCACCGAATCAAATCAATGAGTGTACAAGTGAACACTAACCCAGAAGCAACCAATCACATGGTGAAATTAGTCTACCTCAACAAAGCAATTAGAGCCCGTAGCAACAAAACGCAATGCGCAAGACAAAGGCATCAAAAAGGTAAAGCGAAGTGTTTTGGCTAACATGTTTTTGCAAATAAATTTGTATTTTCAAAATCATTTTTTTTGCAAATAAATTTGTAGTTTCAAATCAAGTTTTGTTCAACAATACCTTCTAAGAATTTAAAACGTGGATAACATGTAAAAAGGGATAATGTGGCAAAAAAAAGGGCATAATTAAAGAAGTGGAAAGAAAACATGGATCGCTAGCTACCCCGTATCTACAAGACACGGCGAGGCGTTTTGGACTACTGCCTCGGTGAGCTTAAACTTGTGCGCACCTTCGGCCGCactttattgcttttacgttAAAGATAAAAACTTGTAATATATTTATTAGCTTCAGAAAATATTCAAAGAAATACATGATGACCTCTAAAGCTGATAGGAACAGCTTCGATGCTGTGAAGCCTGCACTACAAAAACTTTGTGATGGTTTTAAAACTATTGCGGCGCCTTATTAGGCGGCATCAGATGCATTAAAGAGGCAACGACCAAAATAACACTGACGACGGAAATCATATTGAAAGCTTCGAATAGGAACCAGGAAGCGTGGATTGCTTACACTTCTCAAGGAAACAGCACTCCCTTCTGAATTGGTGAAGGAATTGGTACAACAGTCACCAATTTTATCCAGTTCATGAGTAACATTTTGTTGACCTGCCAGGACAGAAGCTGGGTCAAAACCAAATATTTATGCGGAAATATAAATTGTATCCACTTTTTCACTAAAGAAAAAGGTAGCGTAACAGTATTCACCGCAACAGCAAAAACCCAGAATCATAATTAGTTGAACTTGGTCAAATGCCCCGCTCAAAAATGTGAAACAATTTTTTGTATGGAAAACATAGTGATACTCTGTAAATGACAATCTTAGAAACTCTCTAGTCCTAGATCCATAATCACTTAACTGATCAATAAAGTTACCTTCAGTAAACCTATTACTAAGTGAAGCATCACCAGAACTGCTTCCTACCATTGCTCGTGGCACAGGCTGAACACCATAGACTTCATCTTCTCGCAGCCGGCATAAAACTGTGAGCCAAAGCGTAGACATATCTTGGTTTGGTGAAGACACAGAAACTTCAGTCCAGGCATGTAAAACTTGTTTTCTCGAATACCCCAATCGCGTGAACTACAAGTAGCATTACAGGAGAATGATGACATGAACTCTTTAACTGGCACCATAACATTGCAATTTATGTTTGGGGGACTATTCGGTCACAAAGAACCAAAATTTGAGTAAATGAATTGAAAACAATTGACCAGAGTCTATATGGAGAAAACCACACCTTCCCCTCACCCAAATCATAAAAACAGTTCTGATGGTCTAAGAGTATCGAAAACCAAGCAAGATTTACTCAATGTGGAAACTAACAAATCAGATCCTTGGTCTATAAATCTTAAAAATCAAAGGTACAGAGTATAGCACTTAAATTCCAAAACAAGGCACATAAAGACTTAAAGATCATGTGCTTGCATATGATACAGATACAAATAATGACTAAGCAATAGAAACAAATTCATATTAGATAGAAGATGCCAGCGACACTTCATTTTATGTCCTACCAACATCACGCTCAGAAAATGAGAACCGCCAAACCAGCGTCCAAAATAGTAAAATTACTAAAATATACCGTCAGTGTATCCTTTTCAATGGTTTGATTAGTTTACTACATAAGCAAGCAGCATATGCATCAATGATCAACCTTATATTCGTTACTGAGTTT
The Silene latifolia isolate original U9 population chromosome 11, ASM4854445v1, whole genome shotgun sequence genome window above contains:
- the LOC141611779 gene encoding crossover junction endonuclease MUS81-like isoform X2; amino-acid sequence: MIDSGQSSVSKNGCSDSEKELTENLTLVSANSPQRLTSTTVDQNTKNAISAEYFEKFTRLGYSRKQVLHAWTEVSVSSPNQDMSTLWLTVLCRLREDEVYGVQPVPRAMVGSSSGDASLSNRFTEGQQNVTHELDKIGDCCTNSFTNSEGSAVSLRSENQMRNTFQSGFGASQNILKMPPLKTLEKI
- the LOC141611779 gene encoding crossover junction endonuclease MUS81-like isoform X1, coding for MGKLVDKGLVDKLSCPAKYKLSDEGRRVAVECLSRSGMIDSGQSSVSKNGCSDSEKELTENLTLVSANSPQRLTSTTVDQNTKNAISAEYFEKFTRLGYSRKQVLHAWTEVSVSSPNQDMSTLWLTVLCRLREDEVYGVQPVPRAMVGSSSGDASLSNRFTEGQQNVTHELDKIGDCCTNSFTNSEGSAVSLRSENQMRNTFQSGFGASQNILKMPPLKTLEKI